In Mangrovivirga cuniculi, the following proteins share a genomic window:
- the bglX gene encoding beta-glucosidase BglX yields the protein MKYKHILILAFIVVGIVAMTYLTTEDSEKDSIANKKIDSLLNLMTLEEKIGQLNQYSIGPDLTGPGAKEGNQQIRYEQLKSGQVGSVLNLLGAEQAYETQKFVVENTRLGIPLIFAFDVVHGYKTMFPLPLAESSSWDLDLMERTAAIAAKEAAAAGIQWTFAPMVDISRDARWGRVMEGAGEDAYLGSEIAVARVNGFQGNDLSDINTIAACAKHFAGYGFVESGKDYNNVYLGKHQLLNTILPPFEAAADANVATFMNAFNDIDGIPSTANEFLLRELLKGEWDYDGVVVSDWNSIGEIVTHGVAADKYEAAVMALNAGSDIDMEATAYIDNLKQAVENGDVEEKDIDDAVRRVLKLKYDLGLFDDPYKYFDTEREEKTLFHEEHLELAYEAALKSIVLLKNENDLLPIKEKELSIGLIGPLMKDKDSPLGNWRGAADKGTAVSLYEGIVKNFPNADIEYAEGVKLSIGPNNFFNQVIIEEEDKSGFAKAIQVAKNSDVVIVAMGETAYMSGEGRSRSTLDLPGLQPELLKELKKVNDNIVLVLMNGRPLAISWEDENIPAIVEAWHLGHEAGNAIADVLTGKFNPSGKLTMTFPRSVGQVPIYYDHKMTGRPSSGPNQVFYTHHNDIDPSPLYPFGYGLSYSEFEYSEPEISKNELGMNDKLQIKLTVKNTSDVDGEEIVQLYTRDITGSITRPVKQLKGFKKVAIKAGESKEIQFELTTEDLAYYTRDFDYEAEPGEFQVMTGPNSGELKSANFKLIPNETDNQ from the coding sequence ATGAAATACAAACATATACTTATACTGGCTTTTATTGTAGTCGGTATTGTGGCAATGACTTATCTCACAACTGAGGACTCGGAAAAAGATAGTATTGCAAATAAAAAAATAGACAGTTTGCTGAATTTGATGACCCTCGAAGAAAAGATCGGTCAATTAAATCAATATTCTATAGGCCCTGACCTAACAGGCCCAGGAGCCAAAGAAGGCAATCAGCAAATCAGATATGAGCAACTTAAATCAGGACAGGTAGGTTCTGTATTGAACTTACTGGGTGCTGAACAAGCATACGAGACTCAGAAATTCGTGGTTGAAAACACGAGACTGGGTATTCCCTTAATTTTTGCCTTTGATGTGGTTCATGGTTATAAAACTATGTTCCCTCTTCCACTGGCTGAAAGTTCTTCCTGGGATCTTGACCTAATGGAAAGAACTGCAGCAATTGCCGCTAAAGAAGCCGCAGCTGCAGGAATACAGTGGACTTTTGCTCCAATGGTTGACATTAGCCGGGATGCCAGATGGGGACGAGTGATGGAAGGAGCCGGTGAAGACGCTTACCTCGGTAGCGAAATCGCTGTAGCAAGAGTTAATGGATTCCAGGGAAATGACCTGAGTGATATAAATACTATCGCCGCTTGTGCAAAACATTTTGCAGGATACGGGTTCGTAGAAAGCGGTAAAGATTATAATAATGTTTATTTAGGTAAGCATCAGCTATTGAACACTATTCTGCCGCCTTTCGAGGCGGCAGCTGATGCGAATGTTGCCACTTTTATGAATGCCTTTAATGATATTGATGGCATCCCTTCTACTGCTAATGAATTCTTATTGAGAGAACTGTTAAAAGGAGAATGGGATTATGATGGTGTCGTCGTTTCTGACTGGAACTCAATCGGTGAAATTGTTACCCATGGTGTAGCTGCAGATAAATACGAAGCTGCAGTAATGGCTCTAAATGCCGGTAGTGATATTGATATGGAAGCAACTGCATACATTGACAATCTTAAACAAGCTGTTGAAAACGGAGATGTCGAAGAAAAAGATATCGATGATGCTGTGCGAAGAGTTCTGAAATTAAAATATGACCTGGGTCTGTTTGATGATCCGTATAAATATTTTGATACAGAAAGAGAGGAAAAAACCCTTTTTCATGAAGAACATCTGGAACTCGCCTATGAGGCTGCATTAAAATCGATTGTACTTCTGAAAAATGAAAATGACCTGCTGCCTATCAAAGAAAAAGAACTCTCAATAGGCTTGATTGGTCCTTTAATGAAGGATAAAGACAGTCCTCTGGGTAACTGGAGAGGAGCAGCGGATAAAGGTACTGCAGTATCACTATACGAGGGGATCGTAAAAAACTTCCCAAATGCAGATATTGAATATGCCGAAGGAGTTAAGCTTTCAATTGGCCCTAATAACTTCTTCAACCAGGTAATTATTGAAGAAGAAGATAAATCAGGTTTTGCTAAAGCTATCCAGGTTGCTAAAAACTCTGATGTAGTCATTGTTGCTATGGGTGAAACCGCTTACATGTCCGGTGAAGGTCGAAGCAGATCTACTCTTGATCTACCTGGATTACAACCTGAGTTGTTGAAAGAACTAAAGAAGGTTAATGATAACATAGTTTTAGTTCTTATGAACGGAAGGCCATTAGCAATAAGCTGGGAAGACGAAAACATTCCTGCAATTGTTGAAGCCTGGCATCTTGGTCACGAGGCAGGAAATGCCATTGCAGATGTTCTTACAGGTAAATTCAATCCATCAGGAAAGTTAACGATGACTTTCCCTCGATCTGTTGGCCAGGTTCCGATCTATTATGATCATAAAATGACCGGACGACCTTCATCAGGTCCGAACCAGGTGTTCTACACTCATCATAATGATATAGATCCAAGTCCATTATATCCGTTTGGTTATGGACTTAGCTACTCGGAATTTGAATACAGCGAACCTGAGATATCTAAAAATGAGTTGGGAATGAATGACAAGTTACAGATCAAATTAACTGTAAAAAACACAAGTGATGTTGATGGAGAAGAGATCGTCCAACTTTATACAAGAGATATTACTGGCAGCATTACCAGGCCGGTAAAGCAGCTTAAAGGCTTTAAAAAAGTCGCTATAAAAGCAGGAGAATCAAAAGAGATTCAATTTGAATTGACTACTGAAGATCTGGCTTACTATACAAGGGACTTTGATTACGAAGCAGAGCCTGGTGAATTTCAGGTGATGACAGGACCAAATTCCGGCGAATTAAAATCCGCCAACTTTAAACTAATACCAAATGAAACAGATAACCAATAA
- a CDS encoding PKD domain-containing protein has translation MKKLLNIFFVATLLILGGCEEEEYSLGTPPTEQDAQFTAEQDAQGENWINFSSSSDAFLKVWDFGNGSSAEGDQVTAYYPFAGEYEVTLTVYEKGGSVSSSQMITIANTDPEICNVEVLSLLTGGCDMPEGKTWVIDASRGGHFGVGPTTSYVPEWYAAGPNEKEGGGMYDDEYTFVLNESVFIQETNGDIYLNAGQASNFPGAYENPDVGDFTAPYTAPENINYSIFEGPEGYTNISFNNGGFIGYATGVNSYQIVSISENELFLRFKDATNPDLRWYHRLIPAGVTPISSVFNYSANGLEVAFTNESQNATGYTWDFGDGNTSTETNPVHTYAAEGTYTVTLTATDGTDEAVSTQEIVVSITPVALPLSFETFEPVFTTFGNSTYQYVDNPDQSGINTSARVLETVHGNEPWAGLFVDLDEPIDFSQSTEISLKVWAPATGTFRFKLEDIANSDDFIEIDQEVPVANEWVELTFDVSAAVGKSYARIVIFPGWNVADAGTFYVDDIKQKTTLPLTFEGAEPNWVTFGGSTYQYVDNPDASGINTSARVLETTHGNETWAGLFVDLSDPIDLTASTTMTVKVWAPTTGTFRFKLENIANSDDFIEVDASVDTANQWVELTFDVSGAPAGPYARIVIFPGWGVADAGTFYVDDIAQQ, from the coding sequence ATGAAAAAATTATTAAATATTTTCTTTGTAGCCACCCTGTTAATATTGGGTGGTTGTGAAGAGGAAGAGTACAGCTTAGGTACTCCTCCTACAGAACAAGATGCGCAATTTACTGCGGAGCAAGATGCTCAAGGTGAAAACTGGATCAATTTTTCAAGTTCTTCAGATGCTTTTCTAAAAGTTTGGGACTTCGGAAATGGTTCTAGTGCTGAAGGCGACCAGGTAACGGCATACTATCCATTTGCCGGTGAATATGAGGTTACCCTGACTGTATATGAAAAAGGAGGGTCTGTTTCCTCTTCTCAAATGATTACTATCGCAAACACAGACCCTGAGATCTGTAATGTTGAGGTATTATCACTGCTTACCGGTGGATGCGACATGCCTGAAGGAAAAACCTGGGTAATCGATGCCTCCAGAGGTGGACATTTTGGTGTTGGCCCAACTACTTCATATGTTCCTGAGTGGTATGCTGCAGGACCAAATGAAAAAGAGGGTGGTGGAATGTATGATGATGAATATACTTTTGTTCTTAACGAATCAGTATTCATTCAGGAAACCAATGGTGATATCTACCTTAATGCAGGGCAGGCGTCTAACTTCCCTGGTGCATATGAAAATCCTGATGTAGGTGATTTCACTGCTCCTTATACAGCACCTGAAAACATCAACTACTCAATTTTCGAAGGTCCGGAAGGATATACTAACATCAGTTTTAATAATGGTGGATTCATTGGGTACGCAACGGGTGTTAATTCATATCAGATAGTTTCTATCAGTGAAAATGAACTATTCCTTCGATTTAAGGATGCGACTAATCCTGATTTAAGATGGTATCACAGATTAATTCCTGCAGGAGTGACACCTATTTCTTCTGTATTTAATTATTCTGCGAATGGTTTAGAAGTTGCATTTACTAATGAATCACAAAATGCTACAGGTTATACCTGGGATTTTGGTGACGGAAATACAAGTACTGAAACAAATCCTGTTCATACTTATGCAGCTGAAGGCACGTATACGGTTACTCTAACTGCTACCGACGGAACAGATGAGGCTGTTTCAACACAAGAAATTGTTGTTTCAATCACTCCGGTTGCTCTTCCACTATCATTTGAGACATTTGAACCAGTATTTACTACATTTGGAAATAGTACCTATCAATATGTAGACAACCCTGATCAATCAGGTATTAATACAAGTGCAAGAGTTTTAGAAACTGTGCACGGAAATGAACCTTGGGCTGGATTATTTGTAGACCTGGATGAGCCAATCGACTTTAGTCAGTCAACTGAGATCTCTCTAAAAGTATGGGCTCCGGCAACCGGAACATTCAGATTTAAATTAGAAGACATTGCCAATAGCGATGATTTCATTGAAATTGATCAGGAAGTTCCTGTTGCCAATGAATGGGTTGAGCTTACTTTCGATGTATCTGCCGCTGTAGGAAAATCTTACGCAAGAATTGTGATATTCCCGGGATGGAATGTTGCAGACGCGGGTACTTTTTATGTCGATGACATTAAACAAAAAACAACTCTTCCACTAACTTTTGAAGGTGCTGAGCCAAACTGGGTAACTTTTGGTGGTAGTACATATCAATATGTGGATAATCCTGATGCTTCAGGTATAAACACCAGTGCAAGAGTACTGGAAACAACTCATGGAAACGAAACCTGGGCAGGGCTATTTGTTGACCTATCTGATCCAATCGATTTAACTGCTTCTACAACAATGACAGTAAAAGTCTGGGCTCCTACAACAGGAACGTTCAGGTTTAAGCTTGAGAATATTGCCAATAGTGACGATTTCATTGAGGTTGATGCTTCAGTTGATACAGCTAATCAATGGGTTGAATTGACTTTTGATGTTTCGGGAGCACCTGCTGGTCCTTATGCCCGTATCGTGATCTTCCCTGGCTGGGGTGTAGCTGACGCGGGAACATTCTATGTCGATGATATTGCTCAGCAATAA
- a CDS encoding glycoside hydrolase family 16 protein → MKQITNNVIILFITALAISCGNGSSEPSQDQKQLVWHDEFDYTGSPDPEKWDYDLGDGCPTLCGWGNSELQYYTKNKENVRVEDDNLIIEVHKNRDDEKVKYSSARIKTKNKGDWKYGMIEVRAKLPRGKGTWPAIWMLPTNWKYGNWPASGEIDIMEHVGYDHGNVHGTVHTTAYNHNKGTQRGDSLLVETVSNEFHDYAVKWGPEKIEFMVDGKVYNTFENENNGSETWPFDQEFHLILNVAVGGNWGGKHGIDDSVWPQKMIVDYVRVYEIVKNGE, encoded by the coding sequence ATGAAACAGATAACCAATAATGTAATAATCCTTTTCATTACTGCCCTGGCTATTTCATGTGGAAATGGAAGTTCAGAACCTTCTCAGGACCAAAAGCAGCTGGTTTGGCATGATGAATTTGATTATACCGGAAGTCCTGACCCTGAAAAATGGGATTATGACCTGGGAGATGGTTGTCCAACCCTTTGCGGATGGGGAAACAGTGAACTGCAATACTATACGAAGAATAAGGAAAATGTAAGGGTTGAAGATGACAATTTGATCATTGAAGTGCATAAAAACAGAGATGATGAAAAGGTGAAATATTCTTCTGCCAGGATAAAAACCAAAAATAAAGGTGACTGGAAGTATGGTATGATAGAAGTTCGAGCGAAGCTTCCCAGGGGTAAAGGAACATGGCCGGCAATCTGGATGTTACCGACTAACTGGAAATACGGAAACTGGCCTGCTAGTGGTGAGATCGACATTATGGAACACGTCGGTTATGACCATGGCAATGTTCACGGTACAGTTCATACAACCGCATATAACCACAATAAGGGTACTCAAAGAGGGGATTCTTTACTAGTCGAAACTGTCTCAAATGAGTTTCATGATTATGCGGTAAAATGGGGCCCTGAGAAAATTGAGTTTATGGTCGACGGTAAAGTATACAATACTTTTGAAAATGAAAATAACGGGTCTGAGACATGGCCATTCGACCAGGAATTTCATTTGATCCTTAATGTAGCTGTAGGAGGAAACTGGGGCGGAAAACATGGAATTGACGATTCAGTCTGGCCACAAAAAATGATAGTAGATTACGTTCGTGTATATGAGATCGTAAAGAATGGAGAGTGA
- a CDS encoding family 16 glycosylhydrolase, with product MRKILSLILVSVTLLACEEDSNGPSAQPPSNLVVTVDKSNITDGVINVEATADMANFYQFDFGDGNGLVRDDDGKITHTYAENGTYTLEVRANATSSVYINHTEEITIEKGDVVIPDDGYTTPLSYDGYTLVWQDEFDGTTLSSDWTHEIGTGSNGWGNNELQYYRSQNTTVADGYLTIEAREESFSGQNYTSSRIVTMSNQSFQYGRIDIRALMPEGQGIWPALWMLGSNFPTVGWPSCGEIDIMEMVGGSENTVHGTIHWDHDGTKADYSGSKTLTSGTLADKFHVFSIIWDETSIKWYIDDTKYHEADITPAQLSEFHENFFFIFNVAVGGNWPGNPDASTTFPQQMIVDYVRVFQAN from the coding sequence ATGAGAAAAATTTTAAGTCTGATACTAGTAAGTGTAACTTTATTGGCTTGTGAAGAAGATAGTAACGGACCTTCTGCTCAGCCACCATCAAATCTTGTTGTAACTGTTGATAAATCAAATATAACAGATGGCGTAATAAACGTTGAGGCAACAGCTGACATGGCTAATTTTTACCAATTCGATTTCGGCGATGGAAATGGCCTGGTAAGAGATGATGATGGTAAAATAACACATACATATGCCGAAAATGGAACCTATACACTTGAGGTAAGAGCAAATGCTACCTCTTCAGTTTATATTAATCATACGGAAGAAATTACAATAGAAAAAGGTGATGTTGTAATACCAGACGACGGTTACACTACTCCCCTTTCCTATGATGGATATACCCTAGTATGGCAGGATGAGTTTGATGGAACGACATTATCTTCAGACTGGACTCATGAGATCGGAACAGGATCTAATGGATGGGGTAATAATGAACTTCAATATTACCGCAGCCAAAACACAACAGTTGCAGATGGTTACCTGACTATTGAAGCCAGAGAAGAAAGTTTTAGTGGACAAAACTATACTTCTTCCAGAATTGTAACAATGAGTAATCAATCGTTCCAGTATGGAAGGATTGACATCAGAGCTTTGATGCCGGAAGGTCAGGGAATCTGGCCTGCTTTATGGATGCTCGGATCTAATTTTCCAACTGTGGGATGGCCCTCTTGTGGAGAAATTGACATCATGGAAATGGTCGGTGGTTCTGAAAATACTGTTCACGGCACTATCCATTGGGATCATGATGGTACTAAAGCTGATTATTCTGGTTCAAAAACTCTTACATCTGGCACTTTAGCTGATAAATTTCATGTGTTCAGTATCATATGGGACGAGACATCAATTAAATGGTATATTGATGATACCAAATATCACGAAGCAGATATCACACCTGCTCAACTAAGTGAATTCCATGAAAATTTCTTCTTCATTTTTAACGTGGCTGTTGGTGGAAACTGGCCGGGTAATCCGGACGCTTCTACCACTTTCCCACAGCAAATGATTGTAGACTACGTACGCGTTTTTCAGGCTAACTGA